The following nucleotide sequence is from Dysgonomonadaceae bacterium PH5-43.
TCTGCCATACTCTTAATATTCTTCCTATCCTTAGCAGTAAAAGCTCTTAATGCGTGTTGAAGCTTAAATCCGAGCTGACTTAAAACAGCAGGTGGCACATCGGTTGGATTTTGTGTACAAAAGAACACTCCCACCCCTTTAGAGCGAATAAGTTTTATTACAGTTTCTATTTGCTTCATCAACGCCGAACTTGCCTCTTGAAATATAAGGTGAGCCTCATCAATAAACATCACTAATTTAGGTTTATCCAAATCTCCCACTTCTGGGAAAGTAGCATATATTTCGGCAAGCATTTGCAATAAGAATGTAGAAAATAGTTTTGGTTTATCTTGCATATCCGTTACTCGGATAATGTTTATCATCGCTTTGTTATTCTCAGTACGAGTTAAGTCGTAAACATCGAACGATGGTTCGCCGAAAAAGCAATCAGCTCCCTGTTGTTGTAGTTCTATTATCTTCCTAAGTATTGTTCCTAATGATACAGACGATATTTTGCCGTATTCTTTTTCTATCTCCTCTTTACCTTCTTTGCTTGCATACTGAATTACTTTTATAAAGTCTTTCAAATCTACTAAAGGTAAATGATTATCATCGCAAAACTTATATATTAAAGAAACTAATCCGCTTTGAGTATCATTGAGTTCTAATATTTTAGACATTAATACTGGACCAAACTCAGTAACTGTCGCCCTTAATCTAACTCCTGGTTCATCACTTATAGTCATAAGTTCTACAGGAAAAGTTGATGGCTCGTACTCTAAATTCATTAGAGAATATCGCTCTTTGATAACTTTGTTTTCAGCACCTTCGGCAGCCAAACCGCTCAAATCGCCTTTTATATCAAGCATTACCACTGACACTCCGGCATCACTCAACGACTCTGCAATAACCTGTAACGATTTTGTTTTCCCTGTACCTGTTGCTCCAGCTATTAAGCCGTGTCGATTTAGTGTTTTGAAAGGAACTTTTATGTAAGAATCTTTCACAACCTCGCCGTCAAGCATTGGCGCGCCTATTACAAACGATTCACCTTTGAAGCTATAGCCTTTATCTATAATCTCCTTAAACTCTTCAACTGTTTTCATCGAACATAAAATTTAATGACTACCTTCTTTCTAACAACACAACATTCTCTACGTGATGTGTATGAGGGAACATATCTACAGGTTGAACTTTAGTTACCTTATATTTTTCGTCCATAAGACTTAAGTCTCTGGCTTGTGTAGCTGGGTTGCAACTTACATAAACTATCTTCTTTGGTTCGGCAAATAAAATAGTATTTATAACATCATCGTGCATTCCTGCCCTTGGAGGGTCAGTAATTATAACATCTGGTCGTCCGTATTCTGTTATGAAGTCGTTGTTAAGCACATTCTTCATATCTCCGGCAAAGAACAAAGTATTCTCTATATTGTTAATATCGGAGTTCACTTTAGCATCTTCTATCGCCTCTGGAACATACTCTATACCTATTACTTGTTTCGACATACGAGCAATAAAGTTGGCTATAGTGCCAGTGCCTGTATATAAGTCGTACACTAACTCATTGCCTGTAAGTCCTGCAAAGTCGCGAGCTACCTTGTATAAGTTATATGCCTGTTCGCTATTTGTTTGATAAAAAGATTTAGGACCAATCTTAAACTTTAGTCCTTCCATCTCTTCATAAATATAATCTCTGCCTTTATACACAATAACCTCTTGATCGGTTATTGTATCATTAGCTTTTTGATTTATAATATAAAGGAGTGATGTTATCTGAGGGAATTTATCTGCTACAAAAGAAAGTAAAGCCTCTTGTTTTTCCTTATCATCATCAAAGAAAACAACAATAAGCATAACTTCGCCCGTTGAAGATGTGCGTATAATAATGTTACGCATAAGTCCTTCTTGACTTCTTAAATCAAAGAAAGGATAGTTATTAGCAATACAGTATTCTCTAATAGCCAAACGAATAGAGTTCGATGGCTCTTCTTGCAACCAACACTTCTTTATATCCAATACTTTATCAAACATTCCGGGAATATGAAAACCCAAAGCCTCTGGATTGTCGAACTCTTTCTCTGTATTAATTTCGTCGTAAGTTCTCCAACGACGATTAGAGAAAGTATATTCAAGTTTGTTTCTATAAAACTCTGTTTTGTTTGAACCCAATATGGGAGATATTTCTGGCAATTCTATTTTACCAATACGTTGAAGATTATCAATTACTTGTTGTTGCTTGTAACGTATTTGTTCTTGATAAGGGAGTATCTGCCATTTACAGCCACCACATATTCCGTAATGTTCACAAAAAGCTTCTGTTCGAACCTCCGAATACTTATGAACTTTAACTACGCGAGCTTCCATAAAGGCACTCTTTTTGCGTGTAACCTGAGCATCTACAACATCACCGGGAACGGCAAAAGGTATAAACACTATTCTATCTTCGTATCTGGCAATAGCTTTTCCTTCCGAAGCTATTCCTGTAATTTCAATATTTTCTAAAATAAGCGAAGGCTTCTTTTGCTTCCTCGACATAAATAATTAATCTTTAGGTACAATAGGACGTATTATATACGAATAAGTATATACGTTGTCTAATAAACGATATTTGTCTAACGGACGAGCTCCCCAGCTATCATTACCTCCGACTCCCATTTGTTTAAGGTCGATGTTTACTGTAATGATATTCTTTTTATGCACGTCTGTTATATGTTGTTGTTTCTTTGTAAAACCAGGGTCGAAGTCTTCGTCTGAATTATGACGAGCATTAAAGCAAATAGTATTCTGTTCGCTTCTTTCAAACTCCACACCAAAACCTCTTTCGTCGGCAAATCTAACATAACCAACGTCTGTACGATAACCGTTTTCTTGTGGACGAATATAATCATACTTCAAGTCTTCTACCTTACAAGTATACAAACCAACAAACGCCGATGTGTTTCTGTCGTTATAGTTTTCCCAAGGTCCACGTCCATAGTAAGTAACATTCTCGAAAGAGTTTGGTATTTGAAGTCGCATTCCAAAGCGAAGTAGTTCTGGACGCTCTTTGCCTGTCATATTCATAGTTCCCGACACTTCTACCGAACCGTCTTGTCTTATTAAATATGTATAAGTATAAGGTATATCCAAATATTTTAATTTTTGATTAATCGTAACAAGAGTTTCATTACCTTTATCTTCAACATTTACACTTGTTGTTGTTCTTTCAGCTCCAGCATTACGCCAAATATTAGAACGAACTTGTAAGTTTTGTCCGAAGTCGTTATCTAATGGAGCCCTCCAGAAGTAAGGAGCAGGAGCTCGAGTAATTAATCTTCGTCCTTTGTAAGAGTATTCTGTTAACTCTCCAGAAGTAAGAGATATTTTTCCTTTTATATCTCCCTTTTCAAAAACGACTTCTTTATCTGTTTTATCTATTTTTACAGTTTCACCTTTATTCTCAGCCTTTTGTCCCCAAATATTATCACTTCCTTCTCTTAGTATCTGTTCGGCAGCAACTAAATGTCCTGCTGGCAAAAGATTTGTAGCCTTTTTAGTTGTTGCTTTTACTACGATATACATTTCCGCCAACTGATGTTTATTGGGGTGATTAACAGTTACAATAGTTTCTTTCAAAGGTTCTCCTTTTACTTTCAACTCTCCCGATGTTTCTAACACTCCATTGTTATACAGTTCGTAAGCAAAGTTGTATTCGCTTAGATTAGTAAACAGATTGTAATTCTTTATTTTAATCTTAGTATATTTTTCTGTTTTCTCTACCGCCTCGAACCATATAGGCTGATAAACTTTCTTTACCTCATTGATGCCTGGGTGAATTGTTCTGTCGGCACTAATAAGTCCGTTAGCACAAAAGTTCATATCGTGAGTCCATTTGTCTCCTCCTAAATCTCCTCCGTAAGCCCAATACTTTCTACCAACATTATCGTACTGAACCAAACCTTGGTCTACCCAATCCCAGATAAAACCTCCTTGCAGTAAAGAATATTTCATTATCACGTCCCAATACTCCTGAAAGTTACCTGTGCTATTACCCATAGCGTGAGCATATTCGCAAAGTATTAACGGACGATGAGCATCTTCTTTTTTAGCATAATTCTCTATACCACCTATAGAGCGATACATAGGACAAACAATATCTGTAAAGTTGTTTTCGCCTGCACGCTCACATTGTACAGGACGATTTGCCTTATCATTTTCTTTCAACCAGTTATAAGTATGTTCATAGTTTTTACCAAATCGGCTTTCGTTACCAAGAGACCAATTAACAATACATGGGAAATTTTTATCTCTCTCAAACATACGTATTGTTCTGTCAAGATGTTGACCTTTCCACTCCTCGATGTTTGATGGGTGCTTGCTCATATCATACCAATCTAAACCGTGAGCTTCTATATTCACTTCGTCTACAACATAAAAGCCATACTCATCACACAACTGATAAAACTCTGGCGACTGTGGGTAATGACTTGTACGAATAGCATTAATGTTATATTGTTTCATTAGCGTAAGGTCTTTTATAATTGTTTCAACATCTACATAATGACCATACTTCTCGTGGTGTTCGTGCAAATTAACTCCTCTTATTATAATTGGTTGTCCGTTAAACAATAGTTGATTGTTTTTCATTTCTACTTTTCTAAAACCAGTTTTACAATCAGCCCACTCCATTGAATTACCTGCTTTGTCTTGTAATTCTATTTCTAAAGTATAAAGATTAGGATATTCTGCACTCCACTTCTTAGGGTTATTTACATTAGCTGTAAAAGAGAAAGTTTTAGTACTTTCTGCTGGAATTGAATTTACTTTTAATGTTTTAGATAGAATAATCTTATTATTATCATCGCGAAGATTAACCTTTATAGTATTTGCATCGCTTTCATCTTTATTGAAGTTACGAAGAGTTACATCAACGGTTAACTTACCATTCTTATAATTCTTATCTAAATCTCCATTAACAAAGAAATCTTCTATAGATACATTAGGACGAGAAATAAGTTTTACATCTCTTTCTATACCTCCAAGACGCCAAAAGTCTTGATCTTCAAGATAAGAAGCATCGCTCCATTTGAATATCTGAATTGCTAAAACGTTTTCGCCTTCTGTTACATAAGAAGTAATATCAAACTCTACTGGTGTTTTTGCCGCCTTTGAGTAACCTAAACGTTTTCCGTTTAAATAAAAAGTTGCAGCACCAGATATAGAACCAAAGTATAGAAACACTTCTTTATCTTTGAAAGATGCAGGAACCGTAAATTTAGTACGATAAGTTCCTATTGGTAAATCATTATTATCTACATAAGGAGGATTTGCAGGAAATATATAATTAACATTAGTATAAACAGGAATGCCATATCCTTGAGTTTCCCAACTACCTGGCACTTGAATGTCTCCCCACTCTGAATCATTTAGATTGGTATCATAAAACTTAACAAGTCTTTTTTCTACATTCTCTGCAAAAAGGAATTTCCAAGTTCCATTAAGACTCTTTACACGTGAAGATGCTTGCTTTAACTCTAACGCTGAAGCGCAATTAGTAAAGTGAGCTCTTGCTGGTTCTTTGTTTTCATCTACAATAGTGGGGTCTTCCCAAAAGTTAGTCTGCGAATAACTTGCTATCGCAACTAATAAGAATGTGATCAAAAAAAGATTTCTCATGATTTAGATATTGTGTTTTTGATTAAAGACATAGATATAAACAATACTATTATAGAACTTATACCTAAAAATAATTGATTTAACATTGACGAAACAACAATAATTATAAGTGAAAACAATAACAGCAAGAATGGCCATTCATTTCCTTTCCACTTAAAGCTTTTGAATTTCAACGAAAACATTGGAATTTCGGAAACCATCAACAAACAAAAAACTAATATTAAAATTAGCATTAAAATTATCCACAATACAGGATTTTGCTGACTGCAACCTAATACAGCAGGAGCAAATGATGCCCAAAATATTCCGTTAGCAGGAACTGGCAAACCAAGAAAGGAATCTGTTTGTCGAGTATCAATATTAAACTTTGCCAAACGTAGTGCTGAAAATATAGGAATAAGAAATGCCAAGAATGGTAATTCTGGCAGGTTAACTTGCGTTGATAATGTATTTAAATAAGAATACATAACACAACCAGGAGCTAATCCGAAACTAACAACATCGGCAAGCGAATCAAGTTCTGCTCCCAACTTAGAATAGGCTTTAAGCAGTCGCGCCGCAAAACCATCTAAGAAGTCAAACACTGACGCTAATATAATAAAAACAAAGGCTCCGGTATAATTATCAAACCTTAGAGCCATAACACAAGCCATACAACCTGCAAATAAGTTTAGGCAAGTAATAATATTCGGGACATTTTTCATCTATTTAAGTTTTGCTATTATTGTTTGATTACCGTAAACCTTCTGTTCCATATCTACTTTTATATCGGCATCAAGAGGTAAAAACAAATCAACACGAGAACCGAACTTGATAAATCCTAACTGCTGGTTTATATGACAGTCTTGACCTTCTTCGGCATAGGTAACAATTCTCTTAGCCATAGCTCCTGCAATTTGTCTAACAAGAATTTCATCTCCATTCTCTCTTCGTATAACTACAGTTGAACGCTCATTCTCCGAACTCGACTTAGGAAGATAAGCTGCCATATACCTACCCTCTTGATAAGAATAATGAACAACCTTACCGTCTACTGGTATCCAATTTACATGCACATTGAAAACACTCATAAACACCGACACCTGCAATCTTTTGTCTTGGAAATAATCAGGCTCAAAGACTTCTTCAATTACCACGATTCTACCATCAGCAGGAGCAATCACTACATCTTTTTTATCATCGTTAAACACACAGTGAGGACTCTTAAAGAAATTAAGAATTACACAAAACACTACAATCGAGATAGCTAATACTATGTAAGATAAAATAGAACAAGGTAAAAAACAAAACACTGCTGCATTTATCAACAGTATTACTAATAGATTGATGAGTATTATTTTATGGCCTTCTTTGTGTATTCGCATAATCAATATTTAATAAGTATTAATACAAAGGTAGTGTTTTTTATTAAATACAGCAAACTGTTTTAGGAAATAACCCTTGCTTTGACATATCCTTCCTTCTGTAATATCTCAAGTACTTTGTTTCGGAAATCGCCTTGAACAATTATTTCACCGTCTTTAGCTGATCCACCTACTCCACACTTTGTTTTAAGCATTTTAGACAAGGCTTGCATATCTTCGTCCGTTCCTACAAAACCTGTGATTAAAGTAACTTGTTTTCCTCCTCTATTACGTTTATCTAATTGTATTCGTAAATTCTGTTTGTCTTTGTTTAGTGTTTCCTGTTCTTCTTCACTATCGTGTTCGTAATTAAAGTCAGGATTAGTAGAATAAACAATATTCAAACGCTCTTTCCAATCATTCTTTTTCATAACTATTAATGGATATTATATCTACTATTAGGATATTTTATTCAACCAATCAGAAACACTTGCATCTGAAGGCATACGCCAATCACCTCTTGGAGATAAATTAACAGAGCCAACCTTTGGTCCATCAGGCATACAATTGCGCTTGAATTGTTGAGAAAAGAAACGAGAATAAAAAACTTTTATCCATTTCTTTACTACTTCTTCTGTATAAACACCTTCAAAGGCTTGTTTTGCCAAGAAGAATATTTTTTCGGGCTTAAAGCCATAGCGTAGCATATAATACAAGAAAAAGTCGTGCAACTCATAAGGCCCAACTAAATCTTCAGTCTTTTGAGCTATCTCTTTTGTTTTGTTCACAGGAAGCAACTCAGGACTTATAGGGGTATCTATTATATCATTTAAAGTATTTCGACTTGCCTCATCAACTCTATTGTCTGCAATCCATTTCACTAAGTGACGCACTAATGTTTTTGGCACACCAGCATTTACCCCATACATAGAAATATGATCGCCATTGTAAGTTGCCCAACCTAAAGCAAGCTCTGATAAGTCGCCCGTACCAACAACTATTCCATTAAGCTTGTTCGACAAATCCATAAGAATTTGTGTTCGTTCCCGAGCTTGAGTGTTTTCGTAAGTTACATCGTGAACATTAGGGTCGTGCTCTATATCTTTGAAGTGCAGCATACAAGCAGCAGTAATATCAATCTCCTTAGTACTTATACCTAACGATTTCATAAGATCGATAGCATTCGAGTAAGTTCTATCAGAAGTTCCAAAGCCCGGCATTGTTACTCCGCAAATCATAGTTCGAGGCAAGCCCAGTTTATCAACAGCTTTAGCGCAAACCAATAAAGCCAGAGTAGAATCTAAGCCTCCCGACACTCCTATTATTAATGATTTACAGTTTATGTGTTTGATACGTTTCACTAATCCCATTACCTGTATAGAGAATATCTCTTCGCAACGCTCTTTGTAATCATCAGCAGAAGGAATAAATGGAGTGGGATTTATCTTACGAATAAGAGATTTATCTTTTGCCGTTTTATTACTCAAACAAACAGAGACTATCTGTCTGCCTTCAACCTCTACAAATGACATTGGTTGTGTTGCAAATGATGTATTTTTTAATCTTTCAGAAGCAATCAAGTCCCAATCTATTTCACTAACAACAAGCTGACTCTCTATCTCAAAACGTTTACTCTCTGCTAAAAGTTTACCATTTTCATACACATACCCATTACCAGCAAACACCGTATCGGTTGTTGATTCTCCAAAACCAGCACTGGCATACACATAAGCCGACAGGCAACGAGACGACTGTTGTGCTAAAAGCGACTTTGTATATTGCTGCTTACCTGCAAGTTCGTTACTTGCCGACAGGTTAAAAATAAGCTTAGCTCCTGCCAAGCTATGATTAGAACTTGGAGGAATAGTAGCCCAAAGATCTTCACAAACCTCTACTGCGAAAAGTTTTTCAGTCTCAACACTACCAAATAATAAGTGATTTCCAAAAAAGACTTTACTTCCTAAATAATATATACTTGTATTCTCGTCAGAATCATAAGACTGAAACCAACGCTTTTCATAAAACTCAGAATAATTAGGAAGATGTTTCTTCGGAACTATACCCAAGACTTCCCCTTTTGCGCAAATAATAGCACAGTTATACAGTTTGCTATTCACTAAAACCGGAGCTCCAACTATGAATATCGTTTCCAAAGCCTTTGTTTCGTTCAAAAGATATTTCAAAACTTTCTGTGTTTCCTCTATAAGATTATGCTGCAAAAACAAATCTCCACAAGAATATCCCGTCAAGCTAAGCTCTGGGAAACAAACTATCCCCACGTTTTGATTACTCGCTTCACATACAAGCTCTTTAATCCTCTCAACATTAAAACTGCAATCTCCAACTTTTACCTCTGGTATAGCTGATGCAACTCTGTAAAACCCATAGTCTACCATATTACTGTGTTGCTTTAATATAGTTTTTCACTGGATAAGCATACATCTCCAAAAGTTTTTCTTCCAAGAATTGTATGTCTTTGTTTTCTATCTCTATTTTAGCTAATTGCGTTTGTTTGTAATTATTAAAAGACTCAACGTCTTTATCAGTATAACTTTCTGTAAAAGCTGAGCCACCCCAAAGTTGGTCATAAGCAACATAATTGTTTGGATACAATTTATAGTTACGATGAATTTCTTTATTGATTATATCTGCTACATCTGCAATTAATTCATTCTTTGGTTTACTTTTATCAAGTTTGTTTAACAAAGACGCTATAGGTTTACCTATTTGAAAGTGAACATTTCCTTTATATCCAGAAATCCCCGTTCCCATATTCAAAAGATCTTCCTCTTGTGTTTTTTTATAATCGGGATTATCTCTTTTTGCCTGAAACTCACGAGCCTTTAGATAATCACAAGGGTCGTACTGATAAGACAAAGACACAGGAGCTATATTTAGTTCTTTAATATTGTTTATAAAATCTCCATCTCCACCCATAGCCAACATCTTCAAAACACTCTCTTGAGTTTTATCGTCAGAATTTTTCGCTCTACCTTCTCTTTGCGCTATCCAAATAGATTCGTGTTTCTCTTTGATTGCAAAATGAATATATTTAGACAAATGAGTAGACACCTCTAACATTTGTCGGATATTAATACCTCTTTTAACTATAAAGCTCTTGTTTAGTCTTACTACATTTTTTATCCAAGGGTACAACAAAAGATTATCTCCTATAGCTATTTCCATAGTGTCAAAACCTTCGGTATCTAACATACAAGCCAAAAGAGCCGCATCTAACACAATATCCCTATGATTAGAAATGTAAATATAACTATTCTCTTTAGATATATTTTCAAAGCCTCCACAATCTATCGAATCTACCGTAGTATGAACAACTTCGAAGAGCCCTCCTCGTATAATTTTATGTTGAAAGTCTTTCTTTGTTTTAACGTCACGAAGCACAGAAGTAAGTTGCTCCCACATTCCCTGAGGGAATTTTGCTTCAATAACAGCCTTAAGATCTTTATCCTCTAAAAGTTCTTTAATAACGTCAGGTACCTCTTCGTCGTAAAACGGGCGTATGTCATCAAATTCGGCATTCTTTTCCATATTACAATTATTTAGTATGATTCGTTTTCAATGATTTCTGTCATTACCTCTTTGATATTCAGCCCTGCCGCTTTTATCTGTTGAGGAATAAAACTTGTAGTGGTCATTCCCGGAGTAGTATTAACCTCCAACATACTAACTTCTCCTTCCTCAGATATAATATAATCTACACGTATGATACCTTTAGCATCTAATATCTGATAGACTCTCTTTGTTAAGTCCTGAATTTCTTTAGTTAAATCGTTTGAGATGCGAGCAGGTGTTATTTCCTCTACACTGGAAGGATTATATTTAGCATCGAAGTCGAAAAACTCATTTTTACTCACTACCTCTGTAATTGGGAGCACCGTAAAATTTCCCTTTGTTTTAAAACAACCACAAGTAACCTCTGTTCCTTTCATAAAACTCTCAATCATT
It contains:
- a CDS encoding DNA helicase HerA-like ATPase (product_source=COG0433; cath_funfam=3.40.50.300; cog=COG0433; ko=KO:K06915; pfam=PF05872; smart=SM00487; superfamily=52540); this encodes MKTVEEFKEIIDKGYSFKGESFVIGAPMLDGEVVKDSYIKVPFKTLNRHGLIAGATGTGKTKSLQVIAESLSDAGVSVVMLDIKGDLSGLAAEGAENKVIKERYSLMNLEYEPSTFPVELMTISDEPGVRLRATVTEFGPVLMSKILELNDTQSGLVSLIYKFCDDNHLPLVDLKDFIKVIQYASKEGKEEIEKEYGKISSVSLGTILRKIIELQQQGADCFFGEPSFDVYDLTRTENNKAMINIIRVTDMQDKPKLFSTFLLQMLAEIYATFPEVGDLDKPKLVMFIDEAHLIFQEASSALMKQIETVIKLIRSKGVGVFFCTQNPTDVPPAVLSQLGFKLQHALRAFTAKDRKNIKSMAENFPYSDFYKTDELLTQMGTGEALFTCLNEKGLPTPLAYTMMTSPRSRMDILSNTEIDTLVRGSRLISKYNNVVDRDSAYEILSKRITQYEEEAKLEKEKKEAAKINKTTTRTSSRKQKSTVE
- a CDS encoding 23S rRNA (uracil1939-C5)-methyltransferase (product_source=KO:K03215; cath_funfam=2.40.50.140,3.40.50.150; cog=COG2265; ko=KO:K03215; pfam=PF01938,PF05958; superfamily=50249,53335; tigrfam=TIGR00479): MSRKQKKPSLILENIEITGIASEGKAIARYEDRIVFIPFAVPGDVVDAQVTRKKSAFMEARVVKVHKYSEVRTEAFCEHYGICGGCKWQILPYQEQIRYKQQQVIDNLQRIGKIELPEISPILGSNKTEFYRNKLEYTFSNRRWRTYDEINTEKEFDNPEALGFHIPGMFDKVLDIKKCWLQEEPSNSIRLAIREYCIANNYPFFDLRSQEGLMRNIIIRTSSTGEVMLIVVFFDDDKEKQEALLSFVADKFPQITSLLYIINQKANDTITDQEVIVYKGRDYIYEEMEGLKFKIGPKSFYQTNSEQAYNLYKVARDFAGLTGNELVYDLYTGTGTIANFIARMSKQVIGIEYVPEAIEDAKVNSDINNIENTLFFAGDMKNVLNNDFITEYGRPDVIITDPPRAGMHDDVINTILFAEPKKIVYVSCNPATQARDLSLMDEKYKVTKVQPVDMFPHTHHVENVVLLERR
- a CDS encoding beta-galactosidase (product_source=KO:K01190; cath_funfam=2.60.120.260,2.60.40.10,2.70.98.10,3.20.20.80; cog=COG3250; ko=KO:K01190; pfam=PF00703,PF02836,PF02837,PF02929,PF16353; smart=SM01038; superfamily=49303,49785,51445,74650), giving the protein MRNLFLITFLLVAIASYSQTNFWEDPTIVDENKEPARAHFTNCASALELKQASSRVKSLNGTWKFLFAENVEKRLVKFYDTNLNDSEWGDIQVPGSWETQGYGIPVYTNVNYIFPANPPYVDNNDLPIGTYRTKFTVPASFKDKEVFLYFGSISGAATFYLNGKRLGYSKAAKTPVEFDITSYVTEGENVLAIQIFKWSDASYLEDQDFWRLGGIERDVKLISRPNVSIEDFFVNGDLDKNYKNGKLTVDVTLRNFNKDESDANTIKVNLRDDNNKIILSKTLKVNSIPAESTKTFSFTANVNNPKKWSAEYPNLYTLEIELQDKAGNSMEWADCKTGFRKVEMKNNQLLFNGQPIIIRGVNLHEHHEKYGHYVDVETIIKDLTLMKQYNINAIRTSHYPQSPEFYQLCDEYGFYVVDEVNIEAHGLDWYDMSKHPSNIEEWKGQHLDRTIRMFERDKNFPCIVNWSLGNESRFGKNYEHTYNWLKENDKANRPVQCERAGENNFTDIVCPMYRSIGGIENYAKKEDAHRPLILCEYAHAMGNSTGNFQEYWDVIMKYSLLQGGFIWDWVDQGLVQYDNVGRKYWAYGGDLGGDKWTHDMNFCANGLISADRTIHPGINEVKKVYQPIWFEAVEKTEKYTKIKIKNYNLFTNLSEYNFAYELYNNGVLETSGELKVKGEPLKETIVTVNHPNKHQLAEMYIVVKATTKKATNLLPAGHLVAAEQILREGSDNIWGQKAENKGETVKIDKTDKEVVFEKGDIKGKISLTSGELTEYSYKGRRLITRAPAPYFWRAPLDNDFGQNLQVRSNIWRNAGAERTTTSVNVEDKGNETLVTINQKLKYLDIPYTYTYLIRQDGSVEVSGTMNMTGKERPELLRFGMRLQIPNSFENVTYYGRGPWENYNDRNTSAFVGLYTCKVEDLKYDYIRPQENGYRTDVGYVRFADERGFGVEFERSEQNTICFNARHNSDEDFDPGFTKKQQHITDVHKKNIITVNIDLKQMGVGGNDSWGARPLDKYRLLDNVYTYSYIIRPIVPKD
- a CDS encoding CDP-diacylglycerol--serine O-phosphatidyltransferase (product_source=KO:K17103; cog=COG1183; ko=KO:K17103; pfam=PF01066; superfamily=81442; tigrfam=TIGR00473; transmembrane_helix_parts=Outside_1_3,TMhelix_4_26,Inside_27_30,TMhelix_31_50,Outside_51_64,TMhelix_65_84,Inside_85_90,TMhelix_91_109,Outside_110_123,TMhelix_124_146,Inside_147_152,TMhelix_153_175,Outside_176_189,TMhelix_190_224,Inside_225_235), which codes for MKNVPNIITCLNLFAGCMACVMALRFDNYTGAFVFIILASVFDFLDGFAARLLKAYSKLGAELDSLADVVSFGLAPGCVMYSYLNTLSTQVNLPELPFLAFLIPIFSALRLAKFNIDTRQTDSFLGLPVPANGIFWASFAPAVLGCSQQNPVLWIILMLILILVFCLLMVSEIPMFSLKFKSFKWKGNEWPFLLLLFSLIIIVVSSMLNQLFLGISSIIVLFISMSLIKNTISKS
- a CDS encoding phosphatidylserine decarboxylase (product_source=KO:K01613; cath_funfam=2.40.50.100,3.10.100.10; cog=COG0688; ko=KO:K01613; pfam=PF02666; tigrfam=TIGR00164; transmembrane_helix_parts=Inside_1_6,TMhelix_7_29,Outside_30_32,TMhelix_33_55,Inside_56_219), which encodes MRIHKEGHKIILINLLVILLINAAVFCFLPCSILSYIVLAISIVVFCVILNFFKSPHCVFNDDKKDVVIAPADGRIVVIEEVFEPDYFQDKRLQVSVFMSVFNVHVNWIPVDGKVVHYSYQEGRYMAAYLPKSSSENERSTVVIRRENGDEILVRQIAGAMAKRIVTYAEEGQDCHINQQLGFIKFGSRVDLFLPLDADIKVDMEQKVYGNQTIIAKLK
- a CDS encoding translation initiation factor 1 (product_source=KO:K03113; cath_funfam=3.30.780.10; cog=COG0023; ko=KO:K03113; pfam=PF01253; superfamily=55159; tigrfam=TIGR01158), with amino-acid sequence MKKNDWKERLNIVYSTNPDFNYEHDSEEEQETLNKDKQNLRIQLDKRNRGGKQVTLITGFVGTDEDMQALSKMLKTKCGVGGSAKDGEIIVQGDFRNKVLEILQKEGYVKARVIS
- a CDS encoding NAD+ synthase (glutamine-hydrolyzing) (product_source=KO:K01950; cath_funfam=3.40.50.620,3.60.110.10; cog=COG0171,COG0388; ko=KO:K01950; pfam=PF00795,PF02540; superfamily=52402,56317; tigrfam=TIGR00552), which gives rise to MVDYGFYRVASAIPEVKVGDCSFNVERIKELVCEASNQNVGIVCFPELSLTGYSCGDLFLQHNLIEETQKVLKYLLNETKALETIFIVGAPVLVNSKLYNCAIICAKGEVLGIVPKKHLPNYSEFYEKRWFQSYDSDENTSIYYLGSKVFFGNHLLFGSVETEKLFAVEVCEDLWATIPPSSNHSLAGAKLIFNLSASNELAGKQQYTKSLLAQQSSRCLSAYVYASAGFGESTTDTVFAGNGYVYENGKLLAESKRFEIESQLVVSEIDWDLIASERLKNTSFATQPMSFVEVEGRQIVSVCLSNKTAKDKSLIRKINPTPFIPSADDYKERCEEIFSIQVMGLVKRIKHINCKSLIIGVSGGLDSTLALLVCAKAVDKLGLPRTMICGVTMPGFGTSDRTYSNAIDLMKSLGISTKEIDITAACMLHFKDIEHDPNVHDVTYENTQARERTQILMDLSNKLNGIVVGTGDLSELALGWATYNGDHISMYGVNAGVPKTLVRHLVKWIADNRVDEASRNTLNDIIDTPISPELLPVNKTKEIAQKTEDLVGPYELHDFFLYYMLRYGFKPEKIFFLAKQAFEGVYTEEVVKKWIKVFYSRFFSQQFKRNCMPDGPKVGSVNLSPRGDWRMPSDASVSDWLNKIS